One window of Polyangiaceae bacterium genomic DNA carries:
- a CDS encoding undecaprenyl-diphosphate phosphatase: MSPFVEAIVLGVLQGLTEFLPVSSSGHLALGQILMRMGEPSLTLSVVMHAGTLAATALLVRERLMAAVREGVRGLAQPKRFTETPGGRDVLVVVLATLPTGVIGLLMRAAVEKYTQSPFAIGLGFLLTALLLLSTIKAKPGEKDTPTWVGALLVGVAQGIAVLPGVSRSGSTIAVLLWLGVKPARAFELSMLMSLPAVLGAVVLESRHLDSLHGMGPALLGAGIAFAVGVIALVLLRRVVIRNGFAWFALWVLPLGVYTLLFVKV; the protein is encoded by the coding sequence ATGTCTCCGTTCGTCGAAGCCATCGTGCTCGGAGTGCTGCAAGGCCTGACTGAGTTCCTTCCCGTCTCAAGCTCTGGGCACCTTGCGCTGGGCCAGATCTTGATGCGCATGGGTGAGCCAAGCCTCACCTTGAGTGTGGTGATGCACGCCGGCACTCTCGCGGCCACTGCGCTGTTGGTGCGCGAGCGTCTGATGGCTGCCGTTCGAGAAGGCGTACGGGGCCTCGCGCAGCCCAAGCGCTTCACTGAGACTCCCGGAGGTCGCGACGTGTTGGTCGTCGTGTTGGCGACCTTGCCGACCGGCGTCATCGGGCTGTTGATGCGGGCGGCAGTGGAGAAGTACACGCAGTCGCCGTTCGCGATTGGCTTGGGCTTCTTGCTGACGGCGCTGCTCCTGTTATCCACGATCAAGGCAAAGCCCGGGGAGAAGGACACGCCGACTTGGGTTGGCGCGCTCCTCGTCGGCGTCGCGCAGGGCATCGCGGTGTTGCCAGGTGTGAGTCGCAGCGGCTCGACGATCGCGGTGTTGCTGTGGCTGGGCGTGAAGCCGGCGCGCGCGTTCGAGCTCTCGATGCTGATGAGCTTGCCCGCCGTGTTGGGCGCCGTGGTGCTCGAGTCGCGACACCTCGACTCGCTGCACGGCATGGGACCAGCGCTGCTCGGCGCAGGCATCGCCTTTGCGGTCGGTGTGATCGCATTGGTGCTGCTGAGGCGCGTGGTGATTCGCAACGGCTTCGCTTGGTTTGCGCTGTGGGTGTTGCCCCTCGGCGTCTACACGTTGTTGTTCGTCAAGGTCTGA
- a CDS encoding mannose-6-phosphate isomerase: protein MSNVYAVVMAGGSGTRFWPASRRLNPKQLLSIAPGTDESLIAGTVRRMARITSPDNILIATGKHLLGATKRQLPGIPEANFLGEPVAKNTAPCIGWATLVAARRDPKAIIVVVPSDQHVAKEAAFRAAVKLAIRSAKSGVITTIGIQPTRPETGYGYIELGKPSDLKDVHAVKRFVEKPDLKTANRYLKSGRYVWNAGMFIFRAADMLAEIEQHLPELHAGLTKIDDAARKSPGAEAAATRKFFAAVQSISIDYGVMERAQRLNVVPASFGWSDLGSWESSWELGARDADHNVAPGSAVLVDAKRNLIWDTRPRADNRVVALVGVEDLCVIQTDDALLVIPRERAQDVRAVVDRLKAGKRDKLV, encoded by the coding sequence ATGTCGAATGTGTATGCAGTGGTGATGGCTGGAGGCAGCGGGACGCGTTTTTGGCCAGCCTCGAGGCGGCTCAACCCGAAGCAGTTGCTCAGCATCGCGCCGGGTACCGACGAGTCGCTGATCGCCGGCACGGTGCGGCGCATGGCGCGCATCACTAGCCCCGACAACATCCTGATCGCTACCGGCAAGCACTTGCTCGGTGCAACCAAGCGTCAGCTGCCAGGTATCCCCGAAGCGAACTTCTTGGGCGAGCCTGTCGCGAAGAACACCGCGCCGTGCATCGGCTGGGCGACGCTTGTTGCCGCGCGGAGAGACCCGAAGGCGATCATCGTCGTCGTTCCAAGTGACCAGCACGTGGCGAAGGAAGCGGCCTTTCGTGCCGCAGTGAAGCTAGCGATCCGCTCGGCGAAATCGGGTGTGATCACCACCATCGGGATTCAGCCGACGCGCCCCGAGACTGGCTACGGCTACATCGAGCTCGGCAAGCCGTCAGACCTGAAGGACGTGCACGCGGTGAAGCGCTTCGTCGAGAAGCCGGATCTGAAGACCGCGAATCGCTACCTGAAGTCGGGGCGGTACGTCTGGAACGCTGGCATGTTCATCTTCCGCGCGGCCGACATGCTGGCGGAGATTGAGCAACACCTTCCGGAGCTTCACGCCGGACTGACGAAGATCGACGACGCGGCGCGCAAGTCACCTGGCGCCGAGGCAGCAGCCACCCGGAAGTTCTTCGCGGCCGTGCAGTCGATCAGCATCGACTATGGCGTGATGGAGCGCGCGCAGAGGCTGAACGTGGTGCCTGCCAGCTTTGGCTGGAGCGATCTCGGGAGCTGGGAGTCCAGCTGGGAGCTCGGAGCGCGTGACGCCGACCACAATGTTGCACCGGGTTCAGCGGTCCTGGTCGACGCGAAGCGGAATCTGATTTGGGACACGCGTCCCCGCGCCGACAATCGCGTCGTGGCGTTGGTCGGCGTGGAAGATCTGTGTGTCATTCAGACGGACGACGCGCTCCTCGTGATCCCACGGGAACGCGCCCAGGACGTGCGCGCCGTCGTGGATCGCTTGAAGGCTGGTAAGCGCGACAAGCTGGTGTGA
- a CDS encoding amidase: MSLLSNTLLELTVLLKSRKVSPVELMRETLERIAEVNPALNALVCPRDPDVLMQEARAAEARLMAGEGRIFEGLALGVKDLEDAEGLINSQGSLLFKDNVSARDSIQVGRLKAVGAIVIGKTNAPEFGTTAITKNLVYGTTSSPWSAEHTPGGSSGGSAALLAAEALPLNTSSDGGGSIRIPASFVGAFGFKPSMGRVARGPFEFWDFGRTSVWGPLTKTVEDAALFLDQVVGHHPLDPMSLPHPGFSYFDHLEQARERKWRVAYSADLGYAVVQSDVARVVRDAVKVFEDLGHSVEQIEGGPPELGADWGLIGAFELGSHLAPQLKRHGDLLQRSVLRTIRMAETGLDLEWWGEAARRRAELSKWVAQLFGKYDLLLTPTVPYDAPPAKGPFPAETDGRLQRVASVASFTIPFNLSWNPAATVRAGLSDAGLPVGLQIVGPLQRDELVLEAAQAFQRAHPWHPNWPLRR, from the coding sequence ATGAGCCTGCTGTCGAACACGCTGCTCGAGCTCACCGTGCTGCTCAAGAGCCGCAAGGTGTCCCCCGTCGAGCTGATGCGCGAAACCCTCGAGCGCATCGCTGAAGTGAACCCAGCTCTGAACGCGCTCGTGTGTCCAAGGGACCCCGACGTGCTGATGCAGGAGGCGCGAGCTGCTGAGGCGCGACTGATGGCAGGCGAAGGGCGCATCTTCGAAGGACTCGCCCTGGGGGTGAAGGACCTGGAGGACGCGGAGGGTTTGATCAACTCTCAAGGGTCATTGCTCTTCAAAGACAACGTTTCCGCGCGGGATTCGATCCAGGTCGGTCGCCTCAAGGCCGTGGGCGCGATCGTGATCGGGAAGACGAACGCGCCCGAGTTCGGCACGACAGCCATCACCAAGAACCTGGTCTACGGCACAACCAGTTCTCCGTGGAGCGCCGAACACACGCCGGGAGGATCGAGTGGTGGTAGCGCAGCCCTGCTGGCCGCCGAGGCGCTGCCGTTGAACACGTCGAGCGACGGCGGCGGATCCATCCGCATCCCCGCGAGCTTCGTGGGAGCGTTTGGCTTCAAGCCGAGCATGGGACGCGTCGCGCGTGGGCCCTTCGAGTTTTGGGACTTTGGTCGCACTTCGGTGTGGGGCCCGCTGACCAAAACCGTCGAAGACGCCGCGTTGTTCTTGGATCAAGTCGTTGGGCATCACCCGCTCGATCCGATGAGCTTGCCGCACCCTGGGTTCAGCTACTTCGATCACCTGGAGCAAGCCCGCGAGCGCAAGTGGCGGGTCGCCTACAGCGCCGATCTTGGATACGCGGTGGTGCAGTCGGATGTCGCGCGCGTCGTGCGGGACGCGGTCAAGGTGTTCGAAGATCTCGGACACAGCGTGGAGCAAATCGAAGGCGGTCCACCGGAGCTCGGCGCTGACTGGGGTCTGATAGGTGCGTTCGAGCTAGGATCGCACCTCGCCCCGCAGCTCAAGCGTCACGGAGATTTGTTACAGCGGTCCGTGCTGCGCACGATTCGCATGGCCGAGACGGGCCTCGACCTGGAGTGGTGGGGGGAAGCGGCGCGCCGTCGGGCCGAGCTCTCGAAATGGGTGGCTCAGCTGTTTGGAAAGTACGACCTGCTGCTGACTCCGACGGTGCCCTATGACGCACCGCCCGCCAAGGGTCCGTTCCCGGCGGAAACGGATGGCCGCTTGCAGCGCGTCGCCAGCGTGGCGTCGTTCACCATCCCCTTCAACTTGTCGTGGAACCCAGCCGCGACCGTGCGCGCGGGGCTGTCCGACGCTGGGCTGCCAGTGGGCCTGCAAATCGTTGGGCCTCTGCAACGAGATGAGCTGGTGCTTGAAGCAGCCCAGGCGTTCCAGCGCGCCCACCCGTGGCACCCGAACTGGCCGCTACGGCGCTAG
- the uvrB gene encoding excinuclease ABC subunit UvrB, whose translation MSSPFRLRSDFTPRGDQPEAIRKLVAGIEQGHRCQTLLGITGSGKTFTVANVIQKMGRPTLIIAPNKTLAAQLYGEMKDLFPDNAVAYFVSYYDYYQPEAYIPSSDTFIEKDAIINDQIDRMRHAATQALLSRPDVIIVASVSCIYGIGSAESYQGLLIQIERGQEMRRDELLRRLVDIQYERNDIDFHRGCFRVRGDIVEIFPVYEEALAIRVEFFGDEVEAISEVDPLRGRVLGSLDKYSVFPGSHYVTPQQHMRRAIDNIRAELRDRLEYLDKEVRFLEKQRLEQRTQYDLEMLETMGFVQGIENYSRHLSGRSPGDPPPTLIDYFPDDFLLVIDESHQTVPQIGAMYRGDRSRKETLVEFGFRLPSALDNRPLKFDEFEQHMKTVLFVSATPGDYELQNSDGEPVEQLIRPTGLIDPEIELRPVAGQVDDLLEEIRLRVEADERVLVTTLTKRMAEDLTEYYAELNIRVRYLHSDVETLERIELLRSLRAGEFDVLVGINLLREGLDLPEVSLVAILDADKEGFLRSARSLIQTIGRAARNARGKVLMYADRITPSMKQAIDETTRRRAIQEAYNAEHGITPETVKRAILEVSPSAGTSDYYAVPKGPSRAKDGKSESPADEAALAERLEELRQEMFSAAENLDFEKAARCRDEIKRLTGNSPADEPASGPRSRGPQSAAASSRPRGKLGKAGPASSKPSSRGKRGGAAPSSGGRKRR comes from the coding sequence ATGAGTTCCCCTTTCAGACTGCGCAGCGACTTCACGCCCCGCGGCGACCAACCCGAAGCGATCAGGAAGCTGGTGGCTGGCATCGAACAAGGGCATCGCTGCCAGACGCTGTTGGGCATCACGGGTAGCGGAAAGACCTTCACCGTCGCCAACGTGATCCAGAAGATGGGCCGGCCGACGCTGATCATCGCGCCGAACAAGACCCTCGCCGCGCAGCTCTACGGCGAGATGAAGGATCTGTTTCCCGACAACGCGGTGGCGTACTTCGTCAGCTACTACGACTACTACCAGCCGGAAGCTTACATCCCGTCCTCCGACACGTTCATCGAGAAGGACGCGATCATCAACGATCAAATCGACCGCATGCGCCACGCGGCGACCCAGGCGCTGCTCTCGCGCCCGGATGTGATCATCGTCGCGTCTGTTAGCTGCATCTACGGCATCGGCTCCGCAGAGAGCTACCAAGGACTCTTGATCCAGATCGAACGGGGTCAAGAAATGCGCCGAGACGAGCTGCTTCGGCGCCTGGTGGACATTCAGTACGAGCGCAACGACATCGACTTTCATCGCGGCTGCTTCCGTGTGCGCGGCGACATCGTGGAGATCTTCCCGGTGTATGAGGAGGCACTCGCTATCCGCGTGGAATTCTTCGGGGACGAAGTCGAAGCGATTAGTGAGGTGGACCCCTTGCGCGGCCGCGTGCTGGGCAGCCTCGATAAGTACTCCGTCTTTCCAGGCTCGCACTACGTCACGCCGCAGCAACACATGCGGCGCGCCATCGACAACATCCGCGCTGAGCTGCGCGATCGCCTCGAGTACCTGGACAAAGAGGTGCGCTTCCTTGAGAAGCAGCGCCTCGAGCAGCGTACACAGTACGACCTGGAAATGCTCGAGACGATGGGCTTCGTGCAAGGCATCGAGAACTACTCGCGCCATCTGTCCGGGCGCTCACCGGGGGACCCGCCCCCTACGCTCATCGACTACTTCCCCGACGACTTCCTGCTGGTGATCGACGAGAGCCACCAGACGGTGCCGCAGATCGGCGCCATGTATCGCGGCGACCGTTCCCGCAAGGAAACGCTCGTGGAGTTCGGGTTTCGCCTACCCAGCGCGCTCGACAACCGTCCGCTGAAGTTCGACGAGTTCGAACAACACATGAAGACGGTGCTCTTCGTCTCCGCCACGCCTGGCGACTACGAGCTCCAAAACAGCGACGGCGAGCCCGTCGAACAGCTGATCCGCCCTACTGGCCTGATTGATCCGGAGATCGAGCTTCGGCCCGTTGCCGGGCAGGTCGACGATCTATTGGAGGAGATCCGCCTGCGCGTGGAAGCGGACGAGCGTGTCTTGGTCACGACGCTGACCAAGCGCATGGCAGAAGACCTCACGGAGTACTACGCCGAGCTGAACATCCGCGTGCGCTACCTCCACTCTGACGTGGAAACCCTCGAACGCATCGAGCTCCTGCGCAGCCTGCGCGCAGGCGAGTTCGACGTCCTGGTGGGCATCAACTTGCTCCGGGAAGGTCTCGACCTACCTGAGGTCAGCTTGGTGGCGATCCTTGACGCCGACAAAGAGGGCTTCCTGCGCTCTGCTCGCTCACTGATTCAGACCATCGGCCGCGCCGCGCGCAACGCCCGCGGCAAGGTGTTGATGTACGCAGACCGCATCACGCCTTCGATGAAGCAAGCCATCGACGAGACCACTCGACGGCGCGCCATCCAGGAGGCGTACAACGCCGAACACGGTATCACCCCGGAAACGGTCAAGCGCGCGATCCTCGAGGTGAGCCCGAGCGCAGGTACCAGCGACTACTACGCAGTGCCCAAGGGCCCGAGCCGAGCCAAGGACGGCAAGAGCGAGTCTCCAGCTGACGAGGCGGCGCTGGCGGAGCGCCTGGAGGAGCTACGCCAAGAGATGTTCAGCGCAGCAGAGAACCTCGATTTCGAGAAGGCCGCTCGCTGTCGCGATGAGATCAAGCGGCTGACAGGTAACTCTCCAGCAGATGAGCCCGCGAGCGGCCCGCGTTCCCGTGGGCCGCAATCCGCTGCGGCGTCCAGTCGCCCTCGAGGCAAGCTCGGCAAAGCTGGGCCCGCTTCATCCAAGCCAAGCTCGCGGGGCAAGCGTGGTGGCGCAGCCCCTTCCAGCGGCGGCCGCAAGCGTCGCTAG
- a CDS encoding N-acetyl-gamma-glutamyl-phosphate reductase, translating into MTQDTLRVGIVGAAGYTGAELLRLIHRHPRLQLTWVAGNSNAGRKLSEVLPGTLGVPGVGDLTIERFEPSDAPRLAKQLDVAFCCLPHAKSAEVVASLYSEGLRVVDLSADFRLRALDDYRTWYGEHPAPHLLTESVYGLPELHREALRGARLIAAPGCYPTSAILPLAPLLSAGLLDVKSPFIVDSKSGVSGAGRTPGAGTHFSETSEGIRAYKVAGTHRHTGEIEQELSIAAGQPVQVVFTPHLVPMTRGILSVAYLKPKPGVDAERCRQAARALYPAGGLVSVMQDELPDTLWVRGSARAHVAYRLDARTGTLLAFGAIDNLTRGASGQALHALNVALGWDEDLGLPQLGQFP; encoded by the coding sequence ATGACTCAAGACACGCTGCGAGTTGGCATCGTTGGAGCCGCTGGGTACACCGGCGCCGAGCTCTTGAGGTTGATCCACCGCCACCCACGGCTTCAGTTGACCTGGGTCGCCGGCAACAGCAACGCCGGGCGCAAGTTGTCCGAGGTGCTCCCCGGCACCTTGGGCGTGCCCGGTGTTGGCGATCTAACCATCGAACGTTTCGAGCCGAGCGACGCACCTCGCTTGGCCAAGCAGCTCGACGTCGCATTCTGCTGCCTTCCCCACGCAAAGAGCGCCGAGGTCGTCGCCAGCCTGTACTCCGAAGGGCTGCGCGTCGTCGATCTCTCGGCAGATTTCCGCCTGCGTGCCCTGGACGACTACCGCACCTGGTACGGCGAGCACCCCGCGCCACATCTCCTCACGGAATCAGTCTACGGTCTCCCGGAGCTTCACCGGGAGGCTCTCAGAGGCGCTCGCTTGATCGCCGCTCCAGGCTGCTACCCGACAAGCGCGATTCTTCCCCTCGCACCGCTGCTCTCCGCTGGGCTGCTAGACGTCAAGAGCCCGTTCATCGTCGACTCCAAGAGCGGCGTGAGCGGCGCCGGGCGGACCCCAGGTGCGGGCACCCACTTCAGTGAGACGAGTGAGGGGATCCGTGCCTACAAGGTCGCAGGTACGCACCGCCACACCGGCGAAATCGAGCAGGAGCTATCCATTGCCGCGGGGCAACCAGTGCAGGTCGTCTTCACCCCCCACTTGGTGCCGATGACCCGCGGCATCCTCAGTGTGGCCTACTTGAAGCCGAAGCCCGGTGTGGATGCGGAGCGCTGCCGCCAAGCAGCGAGAGCGCTCTACCCCGCCGGCGGCCTAGTCAGCGTGATGCAGGACGAGCTTCCGGACACCCTGTGGGTGCGTGGTTCCGCCCGAGCCCATGTCGCCTACCGCCTAGACGCACGCACCGGCACGCTGCTGGCATTTGGCGCCATCGACAATCTGACTCGCGGCGCATCCGGTCAAGCGCTGCACGCGCTCAACGTGGCCCTGGGCTGGGACGAGGACTTGGGCCTGCCGCAGCTTGGTCAGTTCCCTTGA
- the rpsI gene encoding 30S ribosomal protein S9: protein MSEEQVSTPKAATPAPWYATGKRKRAVARVWLRPGSGEIVVNGAPLDEYFERPTSRMIARQGLELLEISDKYDVLATVVGGGHSAQAEAMRHGISRALLVEDGERRRTLKRAGYLTRDAREKERKKPGQPGARKRFQYSKR, encoded by the coding sequence ATGAGCGAAGAACAAGTCAGCACCCCCAAGGCGGCCACCCCGGCTCCCTGGTACGCCACTGGCAAGCGTAAGCGCGCCGTGGCCCGCGTTTGGTTGCGCCCCGGCAGCGGGGAGATCGTCGTCAACGGCGCGCCGTTGGATGAGTACTTCGAGCGCCCCACCTCGCGCATGATCGCGCGCCAGGGCCTGGAGCTCCTCGAGATCAGCGACAAGTACGACGTCTTGGCTACCGTGGTCGGTGGCGGGCACAGCGCCCAGGCGGAAGCGATGCGTCACGGCATCTCTCGCGCGCTGTTGGTGGAGGACGGCGAGCGTCGCCGCACCCTCAAGCGTGCTGGTTACCTCACGCGCGATGCTCGTGAGAAGGAGCGTAAGAAGCCCGGTCAGCCCGGCGCCCGCAAGCGCTTCCAGTACTCCAAGCGCTAA
- the rplM gene encoding 50S ribosomal protein L13 yields MRTFVAKPAEAQATRKWWVVDAKNKSLGRLASEVAKVLRGKHKATFTPHVDTGDFVIVINAEQVKVTGSKFDDKKYYRHSGYPGGMTTRSFGELIALKPAAPIELAVKGMLPKNALGRKMIKKLKVYAGAEHPHAAQAPAELSF; encoded by the coding sequence ATGCGTACGTTCGTGGCCAAGCCGGCCGAGGCCCAAGCTACTCGCAAGTGGTGGGTCGTCGACGCCAAAAACAAGTCCCTCGGTCGTCTGGCGAGCGAGGTTGCAAAGGTCCTGCGTGGCAAGCACAAGGCGACCTTCACCCCCCACGTCGACACCGGTGACTTCGTGATCGTGATCAACGCCGAGCAGGTGAAGGTCACGGGCAGCAAGTTCGACGACAAGAAGTACTACCGCCACAGCGGATATCCGGGCGGCATGACCACCCGGAGCTTCGGTGAGTTGATCGCTCTCAAGCCCGCGGCTCCTATCGAGTTGGCGGTGAAGGGCATGCTTCCGAAGAACGCCCTCGGCCGGAAGATGATCAAGAAGCTGAAGGTGTACGCCGGCGCGGAGCACCCCCATGCGGCACAGGCTCCTGCGGAGCTTTCGTTCTGA
- a CDS encoding DUF4388 domain-containing protein codes for MHPTGNVRMVERLVAKGLITPEQQEAIIAYHQRMGGRIEEAIIETNAMDEVQLLKFLAAFHKTRFVSTEKLSKADIDRFTLDKVPKSLAEKETIFPVLFDHEKAALSVVMADPDNVAAIQEIKLAASLKDVHAFVARPASVKAAINKAYNGDIHAFAVLDRSAHEQFTTMLNVYERNLVSEESMSLSLADERGRVQMYDERDLKEQRTAGGTGRGGVTSDSYLETLNVLVSLLETSRPDLRGHSAQVARLMKKISERIGLSEQDRAAMVLAGYIHDLGKMSAYHLTALNVAEYEGHRVAAKKLYKAPLRLLEAVELPRETSRAIEQMYERFDGEGLPGGGRGKEISLGARLLAIADTYADLTQNPRNPYRRALRPIQACEVLGRYKEKVFDPNLVDLFRHTVTGDDLKARLLADRHMALVVDPDPEETTVLELRMVEQGFEVKVARTGEQALKMLEKGDVEVVVSELDLAKADGFALLAEARKQEWGRELPWVILTGRSGRADAQRAFELGAADYMTKPVAADLLVAKLKQILERHAGGRGTRGVSGSLIEMSLPDMVQVLWHGRKTGSLKIRAKGETGEIHFVKGDIHNAMWGRLRGEEAFYSMLGLTEGDFVLDPNFVTNSRVINASPEALLLEGMRRLDEGAA; via the coding sequence ATGCATCCGACCGGGAACGTTCGCATGGTGGAGCGCCTCGTTGCGAAGGGGCTGATTACCCCTGAGCAACAGGAGGCGATCATCGCGTATCACCAACGTATGGGTGGTCGCATCGAAGAGGCGATCATCGAGACGAACGCCATGGACGAGGTGCAGCTGCTGAAGTTCCTTGCTGCGTTCCACAAGACCCGCTTCGTTTCCACGGAGAAACTGTCCAAGGCTGACATCGATCGCTTCACCTTGGACAAGGTGCCGAAGTCCCTCGCGGAAAAAGAGACGATCTTTCCCGTGCTCTTCGACCACGAGAAGGCAGCGCTCAGCGTCGTCATGGCCGATCCGGACAACGTCGCCGCGATTCAAGAGATCAAGCTCGCCGCGAGCTTGAAAGACGTGCACGCCTTCGTCGCGCGGCCCGCGTCGGTGAAGGCGGCGATCAACAAGGCGTACAACGGCGATATCCACGCCTTCGCCGTGTTGGACCGTTCGGCGCACGAACAGTTCACCACGATGCTCAACGTCTACGAGCGAAACCTCGTCAGCGAAGAGAGCATGTCCCTCTCCCTGGCGGACGAGCGCGGTCGCGTTCAGATGTACGACGAGCGCGACTTGAAGGAGCAGCGCACCGCAGGGGGCACCGGGCGCGGCGGCGTGACCAGCGACTCCTACCTCGAGACGCTGAACGTGCTCGTGAGCTTGCTCGAGACATCGCGTCCCGACCTACGCGGGCACTCCGCGCAAGTCGCCCGCTTGATGAAGAAGATCTCCGAGCGCATCGGCCTGAGCGAGCAAGACCGCGCCGCGATGGTGTTGGCGGGCTACATCCACGACCTCGGCAAGATGAGCGCCTACCACCTCACCGCGCTGAACGTCGCGGAATACGAGGGCCACCGCGTCGCAGCAAAGAAGCTCTACAAGGCGCCGCTCCGTCTGCTCGAGGCAGTTGAGCTGCCGCGGGAGACGTCGCGCGCCATCGAGCAAATGTATGAGCGCTTTGACGGAGAGGGTTTGCCCGGGGGTGGGCGCGGGAAAGAGATCTCCCTTGGCGCCCGCTTGCTCGCCATCGCGGACACGTATGCGGATCTGACGCAGAATCCGCGCAATCCCTATCGCCGCGCGCTACGTCCAATCCAGGCCTGCGAGGTGTTGGGTCGCTACAAGGAAAAGGTGTTCGACCCGAACCTGGTCGACCTCTTCCGACACACCGTGACGGGAGACGACCTTAAGGCGCGTTTGCTTGCCGATCGGCACATGGCCCTGGTGGTCGATCCGGATCCCGAAGAGACGACGGTGCTCGAGCTGCGCATGGTCGAGCAAGGTTTCGAGGTGAAGGTCGCGCGTACCGGCGAACAGGCCCTAAAGATGCTCGAGAAGGGCGACGTCGAGGTCGTTGTCAGCGAACTCGATTTGGCCAAAGCGGATGGGTTCGCGTTGCTGGCAGAGGCGCGCAAGCAAGAGTGGGGACGCGAGCTTCCGTGGGTCATCTTGACCGGGCGATCCGGCCGCGCTGATGCGCAGCGCGCGTTCGAGCTGGGCGCCGCCGATTACATGACGAAGCCCGTCGCGGCGGATCTGCTGGTCGCGAAGCTCAAGCAGATCCTCGAACGCCACGCGGGTGGCCGTGGGACCCGCGGCGTCTCGGGATCGCTTATCGAAATGAGCCTGCCAGACATGGTTCAGGTGCTCTGGCACGGCCGCAAGACGGGCTCTCTGAAGATCCGCGCGAAAGGCGAGACCGGGGAAATCCACTTCGTGAAGGGCGACATCCACAACGCCATGTGGGGCCGCCTGCGCGGCGAAGAGGCCTTCTATTCCATGCTCGGTCTGACCGAAGGCGACTTCGTGCTCGACCCCAACTTCGTCACCAACTCCCGCGTGATCAACGCCAGCCCTGAAGCGCTGCTTCTCGAGGGCATGCGTCGCCTCGATGAAGGCGCTGCGTAG
- a CDS encoding thioredoxin family protein — MELLYYAGLAFIGGLILNVMPCVLPVLTLKLFHLVDHSENDARTNRMHGLSYTAGVILTFLALAGVLIGLKAAGHAVFYGKQFQNTTFLAVMVAVLVAFALNCFGVFEITVGLAGGEGREGYGGSFVNGILATILSTPCSAPIFGPAVAYALLKAPPSHTLVIFGVSGFGLALPFLLVTHIPALKRFLPKPGAWMDTFKQLLGFTLLATAAWLLGILMNKLPETSNTQFLYFLVVLCLALWAVGRFGNLMHSVGRRIGTRVAGTALVAAMAFWVVDLTPKSALNSAGGDLTAEANSAGLTPSPTSGTQGNGNVPKKDPPVVKNGHINWVTYDKARIDAEHKRQRPVFADFTAEWCVSCKANEKAVIETDGTRSLLTETNILPMKADMTDENPILEKEMQRLGRSGIPIYVIYFPDGSHKLLPEIITAEILHGALKEASERYPKDKYEPTTG, encoded by the coding sequence ATGGAACTCCTCTACTACGCTGGCTTGGCCTTCATCGGAGGCCTGATTCTCAACGTGATGCCCTGCGTTCTGCCGGTGCTCACGCTGAAGCTCTTTCATCTGGTCGACCACTCGGAGAACGACGCGCGCACGAACCGCATGCACGGTTTGTCGTACACGGCGGGGGTCATCCTGACGTTCTTGGCGCTCGCGGGCGTGCTGATCGGCCTCAAGGCGGCGGGACACGCCGTCTTCTACGGAAAGCAGTTTCAGAACACGACGTTCCTCGCGGTGATGGTCGCGGTGCTGGTCGCCTTCGCGCTCAACTGCTTTGGGGTGTTCGAGATCACCGTGGGGCTCGCCGGGGGTGAGGGCCGCGAGGGCTACGGTGGGTCCTTCGTAAACGGCATCCTCGCCACGATTCTCTCCACGCCGTGCTCGGCACCGATCTTCGGACCCGCCGTGGCGTACGCGCTGCTCAAGGCGCCGCCCTCGCATACGCTCGTGATCTTCGGCGTGTCAGGGTTCGGCCTGGCGTTGCCCTTTCTGCTCGTCACTCACATCCCCGCTCTCAAACGCTTCCTGCCGAAGCCAGGGGCGTGGATGGACACATTCAAGCAACTTTTGGGCTTCACCCTGCTCGCTACTGCCGCCTGGCTCCTCGGCATCTTGATGAACAAGCTGCCTGAGACGAGCAACACCCAGTTCCTCTACTTCCTCGTGGTGTTGTGCCTGGCGCTGTGGGCGGTGGGCCGCTTCGGGAACCTGATGCACAGCGTTGGGCGCCGCATTGGAACTCGCGTCGCGGGTACCGCGCTGGTCGCAGCGATGGCGTTCTGGGTCGTCGATCTCACTCCCAAGAGCGCGCTGAACAGCGCGGGAGGCGATCTGACCGCAGAGGCCAATTCAGCAGGCCTCACCCCCTCCCCCACATCCGGCACCCAAGGCAACGGAAACGTCCCAAAGAAGGACCCGCCGGTGGTGAAGAACGGCCACATCAACTGGGTCACCTACGACAAGGCCCGCATCGACGCGGAGCACAAGCGCCAGCGCCCGGTGTTCGCCGACTTCACCGCGGAGTGGTGCGTTAGCTGCAAGGCGAACGAGAAGGCCGTGATCGAGACGGACGGCACTCGGTCTCTCCTTACGGAAACGAACATTCTGCCGATGAAGGCAGACATGACCGACGAGAACCCGATTCTGGAGAAGGAAATGCAGCGCCTCGGACGCAGCGGCATTCCGATCTACGTGATCTACTTCCCCGACGGCAGCCACAAGCTACTCCCGGAGATCATCACCGCGGAGATCCTCCATGGCGCCCTGAAAGAGGCCTCGGAGCGCTATCCCAAGGACAAATACGAGCCGACGACGGGCTGA